ACGCCTGGTGATAAATACTCCGCCATGTTTTCCCGGTATTCGGATGTTACGCCACGCGCGTAAGTACAACCGTAACCGGTTCCTCCTTCCGGGGATGTTTATTAGCAAGATCGGCCGGACGCGCTTCGTTAAGCGAAGCGGCCGATCGGTGCATCGGGGGCAAGGTCGGCGCCGCTTAGACCGCGGTCAGCCTTTGTCCTGGAGCTTGATCCTGCGCTCCGTCACGCGAGAGACGGATCTCGTCCGGGTCGAATCGACGAACACCGGACCGACGGCGTAGCTCAGAGACAGCTTATATGGCGAGTCCGGGAAGAAGTTAATCACCGTCTCGAGCGGTACGTCTTGCTTCGCGATCTTGATCGTTTGGCCGGATCCCGCGAGCGAGCCGACGAGCTGGCCGCCCTTAAGCGCGGCGTTATCGTACAACGTCTGAATCGTCTTGCCGAGAATGCGATGCTCGTCGATGCCGCGGGACAAGATGTCCGACGCGGAATGCGCCGTCACCAAATAGAAGAGATCGAGCGCGATCGGAGGGAACCGCAGCTCGCCGCCGCCCCCGTCGATATAGTCGCTGCTGCGGTAGTCGGTGTTCTCCTTCACGCCGTACAGGAACAACGACAGGTTCAAATCCCCTCGATCGGCCGGATGCGCGAGGCCGACGCCGTCGGGATGCGCGATCAGATCGGGAACGAGCGCCTCGCGCAGCAGTCCCACGATGGACATGCCCACGTCGGCGATGACCGTATATTCCGCGATGGTCCTCAGCCTCCCCTAATAATCGGCATACGCGCCGAGTCGATCCTTCAGCAACACTTTGCCGGTTTTCTTGTACTCTTGTTTGACCGCTTCGATCATGTGCTTCATCCCGATCGGGACGCCGTCCTCCGCCGCCAGGAACGCGGCCGTCAGGACGACGTTCTTGATCGGGCCGCCGGCGAGATCGAACGTGCGGGACAAGTATTCGAAGTCGATATCGTGCACGACAGGCGACTCTTTCGGGAACGTCGAGCGCCACAGTTGCTCCCGCTGCGCGGGGTCCGGGAACGGATATCGTACGATGAACTGGATGCGGCGCGTGAACGCCTCGTCCAGATTCTGGGAGAAGTTCGTCGCCAATATCGTCAACCCGTCGTACTCCTCCATCTTCTGGAGCAAATACGACGTCTCCATGTTCGCGTACTTGTCGTGCGCGTCCTTCACCTCGGAGCGCTTCCCGAACAGCGCGTCCGCTTCGTCGAAAAATAAGATCGCGCCTGACAGCTGCGCCTCGTCGAAAATATCGCTTAAGTTTTTCTCGGTTTCGCCTATGTATTTGCTGACCATGCGGGACAGGTCGATTCGATACAGCTCCGCGTCCATCTCCCGCGCCATCACCATCGCCGACATCGTCTTCCCGGTTCCCGGCGGGCCGGTGAACAGCATGGAGATGCCCTTGCCGTACGCGAACTTCCGCTCGAAGCCCCATTCGCCGAACACGACGTGCCGGTACGACAGCCGATTGCACGCCTGGCGCAGCAGCGATTTCGTATCGTCCGGCAGGATTAAATCTTCCCAAGCGAACTTCGGCTCGAGCTTGACCGCTTTCTCGCCGAGGCGGTGGCGGACCTGCATGTAACCGGCGCGATGGAGCGCTTTCGAATCGAGCGTCGCTTCGGCCCGGGAGCCCCCCCGCTCCCATTCGAGCAGCCGCTCCGCCGTCCGCACCGTCCGCTCGATGCGGCCGGTCGCGAAGCGGAACTTCGCGGCGAGCGCCGACGCCTCCGCGTCGGACAACGCGAACGCGCCGTCCGCGGCCGCCTTCCATAACCGTCGGCGCTCCGCCGGATCCGGCAGCCGCAGCGGGACGTCGATCCACGCGGCGCCTTCGAGCGGTCTCTCGGGCATCCACGTCTTCTCCGACAGAAGGAACGCAGGGCCCTCGAGGCCGCGCAGCCGATCCGCGAGCCAATCGAGCCGTCGGTCGCCCGCGAGCGCGTGCAGCCGGTCGAAGGCCGGGACGGCCCCGATCAGCAGCGCCTCCCGAATGGCCAGCTCCAACGCTTCTCGGAAGGGCTCTTCCTCGGCGGGCGCGGCCGACGCGTCCCACTCGAGCAGCCCGCGACGAATCGAAGCGGCGGCGAGGCGGGCTTGCAGCGTCTTGCCGCAGCCCGTCGGGCCGTGCAGCAGGTAGACGACGGGGGACGACGACGAGGCCGCGATATGCGCTTGCAGCTTCTCGCCGACGTCCTGGTCGGTCATCAAAGAGGGCGGGATCTCGGTCGCGTCGTACCGCCGAATGCCGGCCATCGGGCCTGCATACGTCCAATCCAAACCGAGCGCGTAAGCGACGATCCGTTCGTCCGCGCGGATCGGCCGGGACAACGCGGATCGAGCCGCGCCGCCGTCCGGCTGCTCCTTGCGCAGGAGAGAAGACAAAGGGGAGTGTGGGAGTAGTCGCGGGAGGGCATCCCTTCGTTCGCTCTCGGATCGGCAGCTAAGGCGCAGCAACAGATCGACGGTCGCGAATTTGCTGGTCATGTCGTCTTGCAGGTACGCGTAGAGCTTCTCGTATTTTCGGTCGATGTCCGGGGCCATCGCCGCGACGAGGCAGCGAACATCCCGATCCGACAACCGGAACGCGTCCCGCAGCCGGAGCAGCGGCAGCGGAATACCCTGTTGAATCGTAGATGAGACGCGGGAAGCGATATAGCCGTCCCATGCGTCGAGTTCTTGTTGTCGTTCATGGTCTATCGCCGCGAAGCGGCCGTCGTCCAGAAGCAGCTGCTTCGCTTCCGACTCGGTGACGACGAGCCCGCGGAACGGGTCCAAGGCCGGGTCGTCCGCCGGCGCGGTCATCGACTGCAGGCCGGCGTCGATCCATACGTCGAGCCGCCGCAATTCGTCCGTTATGTGCTCCCAAGGGTGTTCGTATGGCCGAAGCGCGGTCGTTGCGTTCATCGGCCGGAGGCCGCCTTCTTCCCGAGCCGATCGGCTTCGGATTCGAGCGACTTATCGTCGTTGAGCGGCACCCCGGCCGCTTCGCCGGTCGGCTGCACGCGCCCCTCGCGCTGCTGCACGACGTGCGCGAGCTCGTGACCGAGCAGCTCCTGGCCGGACTTCGTGTCGGGCCGGTACTGCCCCGGCGCGAAATGAATGTCGTTCCCTTGCGTATACGCGAGGGCGCCGACCTCGGACGCTTCGCCGCCGACGTGAATGTTCACATCGGAGAAGCTCGCGCCGAACGAAGCCTCCATCTTCTGAAGCACCGGCTCCGGAATGCCATTCGACTTGCGCTGGATCGCCTTCGACGGATCGCGCTTCATTTGAAGCTCCTCCTCCTCCGGCGAGCCCATCCGCTGGATCGCCTTCGACGGATCGCGCTTCATCTGAAGCTCCTCTTCCTCCAGTTCAGGGCCTTCCGCTTCGCGCTGTATCGCTTTCGACGGATCGCGCTTCATCTGAAGCTCTTCCTCTTCCGGCGACGCCGCGCGCTGGACCGGCTTCGACGGATCGCGCTTCATCTGAAGCTCCTCTTCCTCCGGCGACGCCGCGCGTTGGACCGGCTTCGACGGGTCGCGCTTCATCTGCGCGATCCATCGATGCATGCCCCGGTTGCCGAGACCTTGCTGCAGCCCCGCGATCGAAGCGATAGCGCTTCCGCCGGAGGTCCCGAGGCTCTTCTTCGATCGGTTCGAAGACGCCTTCTCAGGCCTTGCGATCTTCTCGTGGAACGGCATTTCCTCACCCCCTTGGGTTGATCGTAGCACGAAGATATTCCCATTGTTACACACGGTTTCTCGCGCGCGCAACAGTTTTTTTACGAGATAAATTACCTAGTTTTTTCCGTATTTTACTGCCATTACGGCGATGTCGTCGGAGGGAGGCAACCCTTGGGAAAACGACTGGACGCTCGCCACGAGCGCATCGGCCGCCTCCCTCGGCGAGAGCCCGCCGCAGCGCGACAACGCCTCGAGCAGCCCGTTCGTCCCGAACCATTCGCCGGCGGGACTTTCCGCCTCCGTGATCCCGTCCGTATACAGAACGAGCGACTGTCCCGGCGACAGCGCGATCTCCCGATCCTCGTATTCGGTATCCTCGAACACGCCGACCGGCAGATGCTTCGACGTCTCGAGCGGCGTCGCCGCGCCGTCCTCCCCGAGCAAGTACGGGGTGCAGTGCCCCGCGTCGCAATACCGGAGCCGCCCGGTGCGAGCGTCGAGCACGGCGAGGAACATCGTCGCGAACATCGTGGAGTCTTCGTCGCTGACCTCGCGGTTAATGTCCGCGACGATCGCGGCCGGCGAATCGTACGACTTCGCCTTCGCCTGGATCCAGATCATCAGACCGGACATGAACAGCGCCGCGGGCATCCCCTTGTCCGACACGTCCCCGAGGCAGAGGAGCAGCCGCTCCTCCCCCAGTTCGATGAAGTGATATAAGTCGCCCCCGACTTCCCTGGCGGGCTGCAGACGAGCCGCCAGCTCCACCCGCGCGATCGACGCCGCGTCGCCGGGGAGGAAGCTGCGCTGGATGTCCTGCGCGATCTTCAACTCGCTCTCCATCCGCTCCTTCGCGGCGGTCGTCTCCCGCAGCGTCTCCATCGACTTGACGAGCGCCTCGTACAACAGCATGTTCTCGAGCGCGACCGCCGCCGGGGAGGCGACCAGCTCGAGCAGCCGAAGGTCGCTCCTGCGGAACGTGCCGTTCCGCTTCTTGTTGATGACCTGCAGCACGCCCAGCGTCTCGCCGTTCGAGACGACCGGCACGCACAGCATGTTTCGGGTCGGCATGCCGACCCGATTCGATACCCGGTTCGACCAGCGGGGGTCCTTCGCCGCGTTCGGGATGAGCACGGATTCGCCCGTCTGCGCGACCCAGCCGGCGATGCCTTCGCCCATGCGCAGCCGAATTTCGCGTACCTCGTCGCCCTTCTCCCCCGTAGCGACCTCGAAAAACAGCTCCTGCCGCTCCTTATCGACGAGAATGATCGAGGAGCCTTCCGCCCGAAGCGTCTTCTCCGCCGTCTCCATAATGATGCGGAGCAGCTCCTTGCGCTTGATCGTCGAGTTAAGCCGTAAGCTGACGCGAAACAGCGTGCGCATCCGCCGCCGCTCCATGGCCGCGTGCGCCGCGTAGGCGACGGCGGCCGCGAGGGCGAGCGACAGCGCGGCGATCCCCGCCCCGATCACGGCGCCGAGACGAACGCCGCGGCTTCGCTCCGCGTCGCGAACAGCGCGAAGATCTTATGGAAGCCGGAAATCTCGAAGACTTCTCTGACGTTCTCGTTCAAGCCGAACAGCGCCAGCTTGCCGCCGACGCCCCTTGTCTTCTTCGCCGCGAGCAGCATGACGCGCAATCCCGCGCTGCTCACGTAATCGAGGCGTTCCAGATCGAAGACGAAGCGGCTTTCGCCCGCGGCGAGCTCCTTAAGGAACGCCTCCTCCACCGACTGCACCGTCGTGCCGTCCAACCGTCCGGCGAGCGCGATCGAAAGCGCCTCGCCGTCTTTAACAACCGTGATGTTCATCTTGGCCTTCCCCCCGTGTGCCGAACTTCTTGGTCAACGCCAGCCGATTGCGACCGCCGATGCGTTCGTATTCGCAAGCGTCCATGATTTTCTTCATAAAATGAATGCCGAGACCGCCGACCTCCCGCTCGTCCACCGATAAGTCCACGTCCGGCTCGGGACGCGTCAGCGGATTGAACGGCGGCGCTCGATCGACGAACGTAAGCAGCAGCGAATCGGCCGTCCGCACGATCGTCACCTCGATCGCCGCTTCCCCGGCATCGGGGGGCGCGCCGCCGTAGCCGTGTACGATCACGTTCGTCACCCACTCGTCGCAGACGAGCTGCACCGCGTACGACAGCTTCTCGTCGATCCCGCCTCGTTCGCAGAACGCGGCGACGGCCGCGCCCATACGCCCGAGCTCTCGAAGCGAGGCGGCCAACTCCAGATGCAGACGATCCTCCACCGTCAGCCCTCCTTACCCGAGCTTCAGCACGAGCTGCTCGAGCGTGCGGATGCGATGGCCCGCCGCCCGCAGCAAGCCCACGCCGATGTCCGGGTACAGCCTGACGAGCTTCGACATCTCTCCGCCTTCGATCTCCAGCACCCGTACCGGCTCGAACAAAGCTTGCGCGGAGACGAGCGACGGCCGGTCGTCGAACAGCGCCCCTTCGCCGAACGACTGCTTCGGTCCGAAGACGCCGACCGTGCCTTCCTTGCCCGCGGCGTCGCGCCCGCTCAGCTCCACATGCCCTTCGACGATGACGGTCAGGGAGACGCTCGGCTCCCCTTGCTTCACCAGAAACTCGCCGTCCTCGTACGTCTTCTCGTTCGCGATGCCGGCGACGCGGCCGAGCTCTTCGAGCGAGATGTTTTCGAAGAGCGGCACTTGCTTCAGAAACACCATTTTATCGAGGGCGCTTAAATACTCCCATCGGCTCATGAACGCCGCCTCCCCTTCCTCCGCCTTCGCCTTCACGGCGATCGCTTGCAGCCAGGCGTCGGTCACGACCGGCGGAGCGGCGGACGACTCTCCCGGCTCCGCGGCGAACCGCATCGTCTGGTCGTATCGGTAGAACGCCAGCAGCGCCGCCGACAGACGCGCGTCGCCGAGGCCTTCGGACAAAATCTCCATCCCGTTGTCCCGCACCTCTTCTTCGGGATCCTCGATCGCCTTGCGGATTTGCGGCACCGCCCGCTCGTCGCCGAAGCGAACCATAACGCTCCACACCGCGTCCAACGCGACGCTGCGGATTTCGTCCGTCCGCATCGCCGCGAGGCTCGCCCACTCCTCGCGGCCGAGCTCGGCGATCATGGCGCCGTACCGGCGCACCTCGCGCAGCTCCGCGAGCCGCTCTACGCAGGACGGCACCAGCAGCTGCCGGACCTCCTTATCGCCGCGGCCGCGGCTAAGCACCGACACCGCCGTCTGCCACACGTTCCAGTGCGGCGACTGCAACGCCTTGGCGAGGACGGGCACCGCCGCGTCGCCGATGTTCGCGAGCGCATCGGCGACGGCGGCCCGCGTCTCGGTGTCCGCGCCGATCATCGCCTCGATCAGCTCGCGGGCCGCCTCCTCCCCGCCGAGCTTGCCGAGCGTCCGCACCGCCGCCGTCTTGACCGACGGGCGCGGATCGCCGAGACGCATGAGGACGTCGTAGAAAAACTCCCGCAGCCGGCATTCCCCGATCACGCTCATGGCCGATACGGCCGATTCGCCGCCTTCGTCCAGCATGCGCCGCAGGTCGGCCGCCGCGCGCTCGTCCGTCTCGGCGGCCGCCCCGACCTCGATCGTCGCGAGCAGCGCCTCGGCGAGCACCGCGGGGCTCGCGTCGCCGCGCGCCATGCGTACCCAATCGCGCTTCTCTCCGGCGGGCGCGTTCGTCGTCAGCAGCGTCCGGAACGCGACGGCGCGCACCTCCGCGTCCGAATCGCGGAGGAATTGCAGCCGCCGGTCGGGCGAGAGCGACAGCCAGCCGCTCGGGTGGACCGCCTTCAAGGCGACGACCCGAACGCGCGGCGAAGACGTCTCGGCGCAGCGGAGCAGCTCCTCCGTTCGCGAGGGATCGGGATCGTGCCGCAGCAGCTCGATCGCGACCTCGCGCACGGCCTCGTTCGGGTGGCGCAGATGTTCGGTCAGCGACCTCGCGAGGCGGCCGGCGCTGAGCGAGCCGAGCAGCTCGGTGAGCGCGTCGCGCGCGAACGCGACGCCGACCTCGAGGCTTCGAACGAGCTCCTTCACGTACAGGCCGCGCGCGGCCCAAGACATACCGAGCAGCGCGACGGACAGCCCCGCGCCGATCGCCGCTTGACCGAACATGCCCACCCCGCCCTCGGAATGGAGCATCGACAAGCCCGAACCGATCAGGATGCCCGCCGAAGCCGCGATCGACTGGGCCATGAACCGGATGCCGTCCCGCTTGTGCAGCGGCAGCATCTTGAAGAACAGCTGATGGCTCGGTTCCGCGAAATAATAGAGGAGAAGATACATCAAGCTATACCCGATCGACACCGCGGGAAGCGCGAGACTCGAATCGACGAACGCGACGACGATCGCGAAGCCGAGCAGGAAGATCGCGGAGATGGCGATGAGCATATTGCTCGCGCCGAGCTTATCCATAAGCTTGCTAGAGACGAGCTGCAGCAGGAACGCCGCGCAGAACAGAAGGATGACCATGAGGCCGTAGAAGGACGTCAATTCGTGCTCGTCGGCGAATACCGCTTGCGCGGACGTGAAATATTGGTACTCCATCAGGAAATAGAGGGCGGGCATCAACGTCATGATGCCGATGGCGGTGAGCAGGAACGGGGAACGAAGCGTGTCCCGGACGTACGAGAAGGCGGAGGGCGCCGCTTCGGCCGTCTCGTCCGCGTCCGCTTCCTTGATCGTGAGCGGGACCAAGTACCGCTTCAGCGACTTGCGGAAGTTGACGAAGCCGAGCGCCAGCACGACAGGACCGAGGAAGTAAACCGCTTCGGCGCCGAGCGACGGCGCGAGGACGCGAGACAGCACGCCCGCGGCGACGCCGCCGAGGATGGCCATGGAGACGAAGACGGGCATGACCCGCTTCGCTTGCTGCGTCGGGCATAGGTCGAACGCGGTGCTCCACATGAGGAGCGTCTGCTGGCGCACGACGAAGTTGGAGGTGATGAACAGGAACGGGTAGAACGCGAGCCATTCCGCGCCGGTCGCGCGCATGCCGAACAGCAAGGCGCCGTTCGCGAAGCACAGCGCGATGAAGGACGCGTACATCAACGTCATGAAGCGCGGCTTGGACATGCGCTGGGACACCCAGGCGAGCGCCCAGCCTTCCAGCGGGAGCAGGAACGCTTCGACGATATACATGACGGGAAGATATTGCGTGCCGAACCGGCCGTTGAACAAAGCCATGAACGACGTATAATTCAGCAGCTCGGCGACGCCGGCGAGGAAAAACACGCTCCCCATCAGCCACACCTTGCGCCGATCCTCCGGGCGAAGTCCGAGCATCTTATCGAGAACTTCCAATGGTAAGCTCCACCTTGTCCTAGTCGTAGATTGCTATCTCGCTTTTCGAAGAACCTAATAGTAAATTGTATTCTTCGCCGGAGGCGGGAAGTCCTGCCCGGAGATCAATTTTTCGTCTAACGGTGTCGAACGGACGCGCTCATTCGGCCAAAAGAAGCAGTTCCGTCAACGCCGAAGCGGCCTTGCGAAGCGGCGTCAGATCGGGAAGAGCTCCCTCCTCGAACGCTTCCTTCAGCAGCGATTCCAATGCTTGAAGGCGATACTTCAGAAAATGGAACGACCGGCTCTCCTCCGTCCATCGCCTTGCGTCGTTCGTCCCGCGGCGGCTCGCCTCCGCGAGCTTCGCGGCAAGCATCTTCGCGAGCCGCAGCTCGTCGCGCGCGTCGGGCGTCAGCGCCTCCCTCTTCGCCAATTCGTCCTCCAGCGCGTTCAGGACGTCGTCGATCCGACGGGCGACCGGGTCCGTCAGCTTCAGGAACAACTGAACTCGATTTTCCAGCTTGATTCTCTCGAACGAGAACGACGGATGCTTCATGCTTTCTTCGACCTCCGAAAATGAATGCGAACGACAAAAAAAACCGAACGGGGACCGACGCCGCGAAGCGCCGAATCCCGCTCGGTTTATGATTAGCTCATGTCGACCATGTCTAACGCATTTCCACCGCGCGGCAGCTTCGGATTGAGCACGAATACGATCAAGCTCTTATCCAGATCGAAGTCCCAATCGACGAAGCTGTCGATGATTTTCTTCTGTAATATGCTTTCCAAATGGGTATTGTTATGCATATAGCTCTTCTCGAGCACGCGTTTCACTTGCCTCAGCTGCGGTCCGACGCCGTGCCGGATGAGCTCCTTCTCGATGCGCACGAGAATGCCGTTACGCACGACGACCAGCGTTCGATCGTTCAACTCGCAGGAGTATATTTCCTCCGGCGCCTTCTGCGCGTTCCGGCTGATGTCGACGATCTCGGCTTCTACCGCCTCGCGGCCCGCGTACGCCTCGTTGATCCGCTCGCCGGCTTCCACGGGACCGGAGAAGACGCCCACGATCATGCCGGCGCGGTTATGAAGGCCCCAATCGTAATACACTTCTCCAGGCTTCTGTCCGAGCAGCCCCTCGAGATATCCGTTCAACTCGGGCATCAACGTCTGCATCAGCTTATCCCGCGTCTGCATGACGATGATCTCTTGATCCTGTTCCATCAGAACTTTCTCCGACGGCGTCAGGAAATTGCGCAGATACATCGTGATGAACGTGTACCCGATCGACACGTACACCGATTCGGGTCCCTTGCCGAACGTATCTCGCAGCAGGCGTCCCATGAAGCTTGCGATATTTTGCTGCAGCGTCAGATGCTCTTTCGCCTGATCCTTCGAATGATCCTTCGAACCCACCTCGGCAACACCCCGTAAAAAGTATGGCTTACATTTCCACACTTCCTAGCATGGCCGAATCGCGTTCGAGGTATTACTTATTTTACGATAACCCGCGCGCGCCTCTCCAGAAACAATTCATGCCAATTAGACGGCTCCTATAGAACGGACCAAGCCGTCGTCGCCGCGACGACGGCGAAGGACGTCAGACATACGGCCAGATGCGACGCGGCCTTGCGGCGGTCGTCCCGCCGATGGCGTACGTACGACGCGAACAGGACGACGCACAACGCCAGCGTGACGGCGTTGGCGCCCCAACCGAGCCAAGCCGTCCAACCGGACGCCCCGCCATGCGCGTGATGGGCGTGCGCGTGCAGGCCGGTCGCGCCGGCGGCGGCGATCATCGCGGCCGCGTGCGCCGCGTGGAATAGGACCGATACGGCGGCGGACAGAAGCGCGGGCCAGATCGCGATGCGCCCTTGCATGGGGCCACCTCCCGAGATTCGTATTCGAATGGTTATCGATACAATGTATGGCGCCTCGAGCGCGGTAATGCCCGAAATTCCGGAGATCGACGCGGGACATGATACAATAAGTCGAATAAGGAGGATGGGTTCGATGAAATACATTGTAGTCGTAGGAGCGGTCATTCGCGACGCGCGGGGGGACGTCTTGTGCGCGCTCCGTTCCGACCGCATGTCGATGCCGGGGCTGTGGGAATTTCCCGGCGGCAAGATCGAACCGGGCGAGGCGCCCGAGGACGCGTTGATTCGGGAAATTCGGGAGGAGCTCGGCGTCGAGGTCGAGGTCGGCGCGCTCGTAGCCGACTATACGCATGCATACGAAACGGTCGTCGTGCGGTTGATCACGTACTTCGCCGCGATCGCGCGCGGCGGCGTTCCGCTCGCGAAGGAACACGAGCGGCTCGAGTGGCGCAGCGTCGAGGAGCTGTCCGCGCTTGCCTGGGCGCCGGCGGACGTGCCGACGGTGGAAGCGCTGCGGCGGGGGACGGGCGGCTGACGATTTCTCTTGTCAAATCGGGCCGCCTCCGTCATACTGTAGCTAATTCGTATAATATTTACACTAATTACGGAAAGGGCGATGATTCATGCTGAAACAACGTCTCGTCGATCGTCTCAAGGTTCGCGTCTACGCGAACCGCAAGGAGCTCGGAACGGCCGCCGGCCTCGCCGTCGCGGAACGAATGCGGGACCTGCTCGCCAAGCAGCCCGGCATCCGCATGATTTTCGCCGCGGCGCCGTCTCAGAACGAATTCCTCGAGACGCTCGTCGCGCAGGACGGCATCGATTGGTCCCGCGTCACCGCCTTCCATATGGACGACTACATCGGCCTCGCCCCGGACGCGCCGCAGCGCTTCAGCCGCTTCCTGCAGGATCGGCTGTTCGATCTCGTCCGCCCTGGCGTCGTCCATTTGATCGACGTCTCCTCCGAGATCGACGCCGAATGCGAACGATACGGCCGGCTGCTGTCGGAGGCGCCGATCGACATCGTCTGCCTCGGCATCGGCGAGAACGGCCATATCGCCTTCAACGATCCGCCGGTCGCGGACTTCGACGATCCGCTCCTGATCAAGCCCGTCGAGCTCGACGACGCGTGCCGGACGCAGCAGGTGAACGACGGCTGCTTCGAGTCGTTCGACGCGGTGCCGACGCACGCGCTGACGCTCACGATTCCGCTCATGATGTCCGGCGCCCATCTGTTCTGCATGGTGCCCGGTCCGACGAAGCGGAACGCCGTGACCGAGACGTTGAACGGGCCGATCTCCACCGCCTGTCCGGCCACCGCGCTTCGCCGCCACCCCGATTGCACGCTGTTCGTCGACGCGGATTCGTACGCGGGAGCCGAAGCGTGAGCCGCGCCGTCGTCGAAGGCCGCCTGCTCGGGAGCGGCGCGGCGGCTCGCGTCGTCGTCGACGGCGGCCGCGTCGCGTCGGTCGAATCGATCGACGACGCCGAGGGGCTGCCTTGGATCGCGCCCGGACTCGTCGATCTGCAGGTGAACGGCTAC
The nucleotide sequence above comes from Paenibacillus antri. Encoded proteins:
- a CDS encoding eCIS core domain-containing protein; amino-acid sequence: MPFHEKIARPEKASSNRSKKSLGTSGGSAIASIAGLQQGLGNRGMHRWIAQMKRDPSKPVQRAASPEEEELQMKRDPSKPVQRAASPEEEELQMKRDPSKAIQREAEGPELEEEELQMKRDPSKAIQRMGSPEEEELQMKRDPSKAIQRKSNGIPEPVLQKMEASFGASFSDVNIHVGGEASEVGALAYTQGNDIHFAPGQYRPDTKSGQELLGHELAHVVQQREGRVQPTGEAAGVPLNDDKSLESEADRLGKKAASGR
- a CDS encoding DUF4255 domain-containing protein encodes the protein MSIVGLLREALVPDLIAHPDGVGLAHPADRGDLNLSLFLYGVKENTDYRSSDYIDGGGGELRFPPIALDLFYLVTAHSASDILSRGIDEHRILGKTIQTLYDNAALKGGQLVGSLAGSGQTIKIAKQDVPLETVINFFPDSPYKLSLSYAVGPVFVDSTRTRSVSRVTERRIKLQDKG
- a CDS encoding ATP-binding protein is translated as MEDRLHLELAASLRELGRMGAAVAAFCERGGIDEKLSYAVQLVCDEWVTNVIVHGYGGAPPDAGEAAIEVTIVRTADSLLLTFVDRAPPFNPLTRPEPDVDLSVDEREVGGLGIHFMKKIMDACEYERIGGRNRLALTKKFGTRGEGQDEHHGC
- a CDS encoding ATP-binding protein, whose product is MNATTALRPYEHPWEHITDELRRLDVWIDAGLQSMTAPADDPALDPFRGLVVTESEAKQLLLDDGRFAAIDHERQQELDAWDGYIASRVSSTIQQGIPLPLLRLRDAFRLSDRDVRCLVAAMAPDIDRKYEKLYAYLQDDMTSKFATVDLLLRLSCRSESERRDALPRLLPHSPLSSLLRKEQPDGGAARSALSRPIRADERIVAYALGLDWTYAGPMAGIRRYDATEIPPSLMTDQDVGEKLQAHIAASSSSPVVYLLHGPTGCGKTLQARLAAASIRRGLLEWDASAAPAEEEPFREALELAIREALLIGAVPAFDRLHALAGDRRLDWLADRLRGLEGPAFLLSEKTWMPERPLEGAAWIDVPLRLPDPAERRRLWKAAADGAFALSDAEASALAAKFRFATGRIERTVRTAERLLEWERGGSRAEATLDSKALHRAGYMQVRHRLGEKAVKLEPKFAWEDLILPDDTKSLLRQACNRLSYRHVVFGEWGFERKFAYGKGISMLFTGPPGTGKTMSAMVMAREMDAELYRIDLSRMVSKYIGETEKNLSDIFDEAQLSGAILFFDEADALFGKRSEVKDAHDKYANMETSYLLQKMEEYDGLTILATNFSQNLDEAFTRRIQFIVRYPFPDPAQREQLWRSTFPKESPVVHDIDFEYLSRTFDLAGGPIKNVVLTAAFLAAEDGVPIGMKHMIEAVKQEYKKTGKVLLKDRLGAYADY
- a CDS encoding STAS domain-containing protein; translated protein: MNITVVKDGEALSIALAGRLDGTTVQSVEEAFLKELAAGESRFVFDLERLDYVSSAGLRVMLLAAKKTRGVGGKLALFGLNENVREVFEISGFHKIFALFATRSEAAAFVSAP
- a CDS encoding Na-translocating system protein MpsC family protein — protein: MGSKDHSKDQAKEHLTLQQNIASFMGRLLRDTFGKGPESVYVSIGYTFITMYLRNFLTPSEKVLMEQDQEIIVMQTRDKLMQTLMPELNGYLEGLLGQKPGEVYYDWGLHNRAGMIVGVFSGPVEAGERINEAYAGREAVEAEIVDISRNAQKAPEEIYSCELNDRTLVVVRNGILVRIEKELIRHGVGPQLRQVKRVLEKSYMHNNTHLESILQKKIIDSFVDWDFDLDKSLIVFVLNPKLPRGGNALDMVDMS
- a CDS encoding MFS transporter produces the protein MEVLDKMLGLRPEDRRKVWLMGSVFFLAGVAELLNYTSFMALFNGRFGTQYLPVMYIVEAFLLPLEGWALAWVSQRMSKPRFMTLMYASFIALCFANGALLFGMRATGAEWLAFYPFLFITSNFVVRQQTLLMWSTAFDLCPTQQAKRVMPVFVSMAILGGVAAGVLSRVLAPSLGAEAVYFLGPVVLALGFVNFRKSLKRYLVPLTIKEADADETAEAAPSAFSYVRDTLRSPFLLTAIGIMTLMPALYFLMEYQYFTSAQAVFADEHELTSFYGLMVILLFCAAFLLQLVSSKLMDKLGASNMLIAISAIFLLGFAIVVAFVDSSLALPAVSIGYSLMYLLLYYFAEPSHQLFFKMLPLHKRDGIRFMAQSIAASAGILIGSGLSMLHSEGGVGMFGQAAIGAGLSVALLGMSWAARGLYVKELVRSLEVGVAFARDALTELLGSLSAGRLARSLTEHLRHPNEAVREVAIELLRHDPDPSRTEELLRCAETSSPRVRVVALKAVHPSGWLSLSPDRRLQFLRDSDAEVRAVAFRTLLTTNAPAGEKRDWVRMARGDASPAVLAEALLATIEVGAAAETDERAAADLRRMLDEGGESAVSAMSVIGECRLREFFYDVLMRLGDPRPSVKTAAVRTLGKLGGEEAARELIEAMIGADTETRAAVADALANIGDAAVPVLAKALQSPHWNVWQTAVSVLSRGRGDKEVRQLLVPSCVERLAELREVRRYGAMIAELGREEWASLAAMRTDEIRSVALDAVWSVMVRFGDERAVPQIRKAIEDPEEEVRDNGMEILSEGLGDARLSAALLAFYRYDQTMRFAAEPGESSAAPPVVTDAWLQAIAVKAKAEEGEAAFMSRWEYLSALDKMVFLKQVPLFENISLEELGRVAGIANEKTYEDGEFLVKQGEPSVSLTVIVEGHVELSGRDAAGKEGTVGVFGPKQSFGEGALFDDRPSLVSAQALFEPVRVLEIEGGEMSKLVRLYPDIGVGLLRAAGHRIRTLEQLVLKLG
- a CDS encoding PP2C family protein-serine/threonine phosphatase yields the protein MIGAGIAALSLALAAAVAYAAHAAMERRRMRTLFRVSLRLNSTIKRKELLRIIMETAEKTLRAEGSSIILVDKERQELFFEVATGEKGDEVREIRLRMGEGIAGWVAQTGESVLIPNAAKDPRWSNRVSNRVGMPTRNMLCVPVVSNGETLGVLQVINKKRNGTFRRSDLRLLELVASPAAVALENMLLYEALVKSMETLRETTAAKERMESELKIAQDIQRSFLPGDAASIARVELAARLQPAREVGGDLYHFIELGEERLLLCLGDVSDKGMPAALFMSGLMIWIQAKAKSYDSPAAIVADINREVSDEDSTMFATMFLAVLDARTGRLRYCDAGHCTPYLLGEDGAATPLETSKHLPVGVFEDTEYEDREIALSPGQSLVLYTDGITEAESPAGEWFGTNGLLEALSRCGGLSPREAADALVASVQSFSQGLPPSDDIAVMAVKYGKN